The sequence TGTGCACCCTGGGCCTGGCCCAGGCGCAGACCACCACCCGCATCCTCGTGGGCTTCCCGCCCGGTGGCGGCACCGACGCGATCGCGCGCATCCTGGGCGAAAGGCTCAAGGAAGAGCTGGGTCATGCCGTCATCGTGGAGAACAAACCCGGCGCGGGTGGGCAGATCGCTGCACAGGCGCTCAAGGCCTCGGTGGCTGATGGCAACACCCTGTTCCTGAGCCACGACCACAGCATCACCATCCTGCCCATGGTGATGAAGGCCCCGGGCTACGAGCCGGCCAAGGACTTCGTGCCGGTGGCCGGATTCGCCACCTTTGTGAACGCGTTCGCGGTGTCCGGCGGCACGCCCGCCACCGGCTTCAAGGCCTATGTGGACGGTGTGAAGGCCGCCGGCGGCAAAGGCACGGTGGGCATTCCCGCGCCGGCCTCGGTGCCGCAGTTCCTGGTGCAGGTGATCGCGAAGCAGAACGGCCTGGACCTGGTGGCCGCACCCTACCGTGGCAGTGCACCCATGATGGCCGACATGCTGGGCAACCAGATCCCGGCCGGTGTGGCCTCCATTCCCGACTTCATTGAAAACCACAAGGCCGGCAAGCTGCGCGTGGTGGCCGTCATGGGCACCCAGCGCCAGGCAGCCATGCCCGAGGTGCCCACCTTTGCCGAACTCGGCCTCAAGGGCTTTGAAGACGTGCCGTACTACGGGCTGTTCGCCCCGGCCGGCACACCCAAGGCCACGCTGGACCGCATCGCGCAGGCGGTGCAGAAGGCCATTGCCCAGCCCGATGTGCGCGACAAGCTCACCGCCATGGGCCTGAGCGTGGGTTTCATGACCGGCGAGCAGCTGGGTGCGCGCGAACAGGCTTATGGCAAGGTCTGGGCGAAGATCATCCAGGACAGTGGGTTCCAACCACAATGAGTGTCACCCGGCGAGGAGGCGATGTACGAGGTCCGGCGTGCTGTGCGCGCCGTACTTGCGCATCAGCCTCGCCCGGTAGATCTCCACCGTGCGGTGGCTGATCTCAAGGGCCTTGCCGATCTCCTTGCTGGTCAGGCCGCTCATGAGGTGGGCCGCCACCTCGCGCTCGCGCGGCGTGAGGTCGGCTTTCACGGTGCGGCGTGAGCTGAG is a genomic window of Hydrogenophaga sp. RAC07 containing:
- a CDS encoding Bug family tripartite tricarboxylate transporter substrate binding protein, with the translated sequence MTLSRPSPVRRALLAAGLVCTLGLAQAQTTTRILVGFPPGGGTDAIARILGERLKEELGHAVIVENKPGAGGQIAAQALKASVADGNTLFLSHDHSITILPMVMKAPGYEPAKDFVPVAGFATFVNAFAVSGGTPATGFKAYVDGVKAAGGKGTVGIPAPASVPQFLVQVIAKQNGLDLVAAPYRGSAPMMADMLGNQIPAGVASIPDFIENHKAGKLRVVAVMGTQRQAAMPEVPTFAELGLKGFEDVPYYGLFAPAGTPKATLDRIAQAVQKAIAQPDVRDKLTAMGLSVGFMTGEQLGAREQAYGKVWAKIIQDSGFQPQ